A genome region from Vibrio tapetis subsp. tapetis includes the following:
- a CDS encoding carbohydrate ABC transporter permease, whose product MKFKLSKFENRLKVVFFTAPLLVPLMVFWLVPFGYSVYISFTDWDYISPDYALVGFENYQYLLEDSEFTQALGNTFWFALGVVIPTVLLGLLFAILLHKNFRGSQVYRAVVFSPWITPTVAVSIVWSWVFETKSGLSNTLLQSFGMTPIAWLENGTSALVAVIIVTVWQAVGWTMLFYISALNKIPLSLYEASQIDGCSPLTRFFKITLPLVSPTTFFLVVVNMINAIQAFDQFQILTQGGPGGDTRTLLYLFYQQAFEQYDMGPAAATSLVILVITGVLTLLNTYMGKRWVYY is encoded by the coding sequence ATGAAGTTCAAATTATCGAAATTCGAAAATAGACTAAAAGTTGTCTTCTTTACGGCTCCTTTGCTCGTGCCACTGATGGTGTTTTGGTTGGTTCCTTTTGGTTACAGCGTGTATATCAGCTTCACCGATTGGGATTATATTTCTCCAGATTATGCTTTAGTCGGTTTTGAAAATTACCAGTATTTACTTGAAGATTCAGAATTTACCCAAGCACTTGGTAATACGTTTTGGTTCGCACTTGGTGTGGTGATCCCTACGGTTTTATTGGGCCTATTGTTTGCCATTCTTTTACATAAAAATTTTCGTGGTAGTCAAGTGTATCGAGCGGTGGTCTTCTCTCCGTGGATTACGCCTACTGTTGCGGTGTCTATTGTGTGGTCTTGGGTTTTTGAAACGAAAAGTGGCCTATCCAATACGTTACTGCAATCGTTTGGAATGACGCCAATTGCGTGGTTAGAAAATGGCACCAGTGCTTTGGTGGCAGTCATCATTGTTACGGTATGGCAAGCCGTTGGCTGGACCATGCTGTTTTACATCAGTGCACTGAACAAAATCCCCCTTTCATTGTATGAAGCCTCTCAAATTGATGGCTGCAGCCCATTAACAAGGTTTTTCAAAATTACTTTGCCGTTAGTTTCCCCAACCACCTTTTTTTTGGTGGTGGTGAACATGATTAACGCAATTCAAGCGTTCGACCAATTTCAAATCTTGACGCAAGGTGGTCCGGGTGGTGATACCCGTACTTTGCTTTACCTCTTTTATCAGCAAGCCTTCGAGCAATACGACATGGGGCCGGCAGCCGCAACGTCATTGGTCATTCTCGTGATAACCGGGGTATTGACATTACTCAACACCTACATGGGAAAACGTTGGGTTTATTACTAA